The genomic DNA GGAAGGGGCGAGGAGCGGTTCCGCGTCCTGGTGCTGGGTCTGGGTGCCAAGGGGGACTTCGACGAGGAGCGCATGCGCCGCGCGGCCGGCCGGGCCGTGCGTGCCGCGGAAGGGGCCCGGACCGGCACGGTGTCGCTCCTGCTTCCCACCGTGGGACGACGGGCGGGCGAATTGGCGCGGGCCGCCGTGGAAGGTGCGGTGCTGGCCGCCTGGCGCTTCGAGGAGCTGAAGGCTCCGGCCGAACCGGGCAAGGAGAAGCCTCGCGTGCAGGCGCTCGAGCTGATCGTACCGGGGGGCACGCGGGGGCAGCTCAACCGCGAGGTGCGCGACGGCCTGGCCGCGGCCCGGGGCGCCAACCTCGCGCGTACCCTGCAGTCCCGCCCCGGCAACGTGGCCACGCCCACGCACCTGGCCGAACAGGCGCGGGAGATGGCCGAGGCGGCCGGACTGGAGATCGAGATCTTCGACCGGGCCGCCCTCGAGGAGCTGGGCATGCACGCCCTGCTGTCCGTCTCGCGCGGGTCCGTCGAGGAGCCGCGGCTGATCGTGATGCGGCACAACGGCGGGCGGGCTGCCGATCCGCCCCTCATCCTGGTGGGCAAGGGGCTGACCTTCGATGCCGGTGGCATCTCCATCAAGCCCGCCGCCGGCATGGAGGACATGAAGTACGACATGTCCGGGGGCGCCGCCGTCATCGGCGCCATGCAGGCCATCGCGGAGGCCAAGGTGCGCGCCAACGTCATCGGCATCGTGCCCTCCAGCGAGAACCTCCCGTCGGGAAGCGCCACCAAGCCCGGGGACGTCATCGGGAGCTACGGCGGCAAGTCCATCGAGGTCATCAACACCGACGCCGAAGGCCGTCTCATCCTGGCGGACGCCCTCGCCTACGCCGTCGAGCAGGAACCCGCGGCCATCGTGGACTGCGCCACGCTGACGGGTGCCGTGGTCATCGCGCTCGGCCACCAGGCCGCCGCCGTGCTCGGGAGCGACGACCGCCTCGTGTCCGAGCTGGAGAAGGCCGGAGCGCGCAGCGGCGAGCGTGTGTGGCGCCTGCCGCTCTATCCCGAATACCGCAAGCAGCTCGACAGCGACGTGGCCGACCTCAAGAACGTGGGCGGCCGACCGGCGGGCACCATCACGGCCGCCATGTTCCTGAAGGAGTTCGTGGGCGACGTCCCGTGGGCGCACCTCGACATCGCGGGCACCGCGTACGGAGACGGCGCTCTTCCCTATCAGCGGAAAGGCGCCCTGGGCGTGCCCACCCGCCTCCTGTTCGAATGGGTGCGGACGCGCGCCGCCTGAGTCCCCGCAGGAGCTACGCAGCGCTCCGGCCGGCGTCCGTTCCGGCCGGAGCGCTCGTCGTTCTCGCGTGCGCCGCGGCGGGTCTCGGCGCGCAGGCCGCGCCTGACAGCCTACCCGCGGACACGACTGCTCTTGCTGCGCCGGCTGACTCTGCCGCGGTGGTGAACCTCCCCGGGCTCGCCGATCCGGTCGCGCTCCGGCCCGAGCGTGCCGGGGTGTGGGTGTGGGAGCGCGACGGTATCTACTTCGCTCCGGGGCTGACGCTGGCGGACCTGCTGCGCACCGTCCCCGGCCTCCGGATCGTGCAGGGCGGCGACTACGGCGCGCCGATGGTCGCGGCCGCCTTCGGCGCCACGGCGGGGCGCGTGCGCGTGATCCAGGACGGCGTGGAGCTGGTGCCGCTCCAGGGGGGCGTCGTGGACCTGTCCCTGGTCGGGCTCGCGGGGCTGGACCGCGTGCGCGTGGAGCGTGCTCCCGGTGGTGTCGAGATCCGACTCGACAGCCGGCGGTTCGACGATCCGCGTCCCTACAGCCAGATCGAAGCCGGCACCGGCGACCTGGAGACCAACTTCTTCCGGGGCACCTTCGCGTTGCCGCGGGCACCCGGTGGCTCGCTGGTGGCCACGCTCGACCGCGTGGATACCCGCGGGCGGGGTGGGGAGGACCGCGGCGTCGCGAGTGGCGCCTTCCTGCGCTACACGATCGCGCCGCGTGAGCGCTTCGGCGCGGAGGTGTCCCTGCTCAAGCGCTCGGCCCAGCGCAG from Gemmatimonadota bacterium includes the following:
- a CDS encoding leucyl aminopeptidase, producing MDVSLSTRSTPARTAPSFLAFGLFSGENAVPAVVPDTIRAVVEDALAANEIRTDEGEQQLLAGGRGEERFRVLVLGLGAKGDFDEERMRRAAGRAVRAAEGARTGTVSLLLPTVGRRAGELARAAVEGAVLAAWRFEELKAPAEPGKEKPRVQALELIVPGGTRGQLNREVRDGLAAARGANLARTLQSRPGNVATPTHLAEQAREMAEAAGLEIEIFDRAALEELGMHALLSVSRGSVEEPRLIVMRHNGGRAADPPLILVGKGLTFDAGGISIKPAAGMEDMKYDMSGGAAVIGAMQAIAEAKVRANVIGIVPSSENLPSGSATKPGDVIGSYGGKSIEVINTDAEGRLILADALAYAVEQEPAAIVDCATLTGAVVIALGHQAAAVLGSDDRLVSELEKAGARSGERVWRLPLYPEYRKQLDSDVADLKNVGGRPAGTITAAMFLKEFVGDVPWAHLDIAGTAYGDGALPYQRKGALGVPTRLLFEWVRTRAA